The region GTGTTTTTCACATGAAAGAAAACACTTGCATTGGATTGTTTATCTTTAATAAAACCAAATCCTTTATCGTCGTTGTAGAAAGTAACGACACCTTTGCGTAGAAGCTCTTCTTCCGGTAGATCTTCATTTTTCGGAATGCTTATATCAATATCATTAGGATCAACTTCGGTTTTTTCACTCGGATCCGGGGGAGTATCAGATAAATTGCCATTTTCGTCCACGTAAGCAATCATATCATCCAGGCTCGTTTTACCTGCATTCTCTTTTCGCTCTTCGCGTCTTTGCGCTTTAGCTTTACGTTTCTTTTCTTTTTTTGTTCTGACTTCTTTTTTGTTGTAAGTTTCGCGGGATCTGCCCATATATGTCCTTTCGTTTAAAAATTAGTTGGAAAAAACCCATTTCAGCAAACCTGAAAT is a window of Salinivirga cyanobacteriivorans DNA encoding:
- a CDS encoding cold-shock protein → MGRSRETYNKKEVRTKKEKKRKAKAQRREERKENAGKTSLDDMIAYVDENGNLSDTPPDPSEKTEVDPNDIDISIPKNEDLPEEELLRKGVVTFYNDDKGFGFIKDKQSNASVFFHVKNTKEPVKENNIVTFQTEKGPKGPVAIDVEVIR